Proteins from one Neodiprion fabricii isolate iyNeoFabr1 chromosome 5, iyNeoFabr1.1, whole genome shotgun sequence genomic window:
- the LOC124183376 gene encoding sulfide:quinone oxidoreductase, mitochondrial, with amino-acid sequence MRTSHDMFRTSRHCAFLSSRQFNNENVILRNAHHSCKILVVGGGTAGCTMAAKFSNKFKGSKDRVVIVEPSERHYYQPMFTLIGGGVKTLESSYKSMEKVLPKDAQWIKDRVVKFEPESNTVTVANGDSIQYEYLIVALGLQLYWNKIPGLSEALEDPEVPVCSIYGPETVGKVFRTIENTKSGSAYFTFPNSPVKCPGAPQKIVYLAEEYWHNKRKLQDIHVTYNTALPVIFGVKKYADALWKVCQSRNISVNLQTNLIEIRTSKNEAVFQNLQNPDELNTVKYSMLHVTPPMGPPELLKNHSALTNEAGFLSVDPQTLRHDKYSNIFGLGDCTNTPNSKTMAAIAAQSKVVYEHLSADLSGKVSKETYNGYASCPLVTGYGKCILAEFDYKLQPTETFPINQAKEYFAMYLLKKYFFPYLYWNWMLKGHWNGPAIFRKYLNCFSRKEVAPISKTQ; translated from the exons ATGAGAACATCTCACGATATGTTTAGAACTTCAAGACACTGTGCTTTCTTGTCTTCAAGACAATTCAATAACGAAAATGTAATCCTCAGAAATGCACATCACAG TTGCAAAATATTGGTGGTTGGCGGAGGGACTGCCGGTTGCACGATGGCTGCAAAATTTAGCAATAAATTTAAGGGCTCAAAGGATAGAGTTGTTATCGTCGAACCTAGCGAG AGACATTATTATCAGCCTATGTTCACCTTGATCGGGGGAGGTGTCAAAACTCTGGAATCGTCTTACAAGAGTATGGAGAAAGTTTTACCGAAAGATGCACAGTGGATAAAAGATCGGGTGGTCAAGTTTGAACCAGAATCTAACACGGTTACTGTTGCAAATGGAGATTCTATCcaatacgaatatttgataGTTGCTTTAGGTCTTCAACTCTACTGGAACAAA ATTCCAGGCCTCTCAGAAGCCTTAGAGGATCCCGAGGTTCCAGTTTGTTCAATATACGGACCTGAAACtgttggaaaagttttcagaacaatagaaaatacaaaaagtgGCTCAGCATATTTCACTTTTCCAAATTCTCCAGTGAAATGTCCGGGAGCACCGCAGAAGATAGTTTATCTTGCTGAAGAATATTGGCACAAT AAAAGGAAGCTCCAAGACATTCATGTTACATACAACACTGCACTGCCAGTTATTTTTGGTGTTAAAAAGTACGCTGATGCTCTATGGAAGGTCTGCCAGAGCAGAAATATATCGGTGAATTTACAGacgaatttaattgaaattagaaCATCCAAAAACGAGGCAGTTTTTCAGAATTTACAAAACCCGGATGAATTGAATACTGTGAAG TATTCCATGCTGCATGTTACACCGCCAATGGGACCTCCTGAATTGTTGAAGAATCACTCTGCACTGACTAACGAGGCTGGATTTTTGAGTGTTGATCCTCAAACTCTGAGGCACGATAAATACTCGAATATATTTGGCCTTGGTGACTGTACGAATACTCcgaattcaaaaactatggcCGCAATTG CGGCACAATCAAAGGTCGTTTACGAACATCTGTCCGCGGATTTGAGTGGAAAGGTATCAAAAGAGACGTACAACGGCTATGCTTCCTGCCCTCTTGTTACTGGCTATGGAAAGTGTATCTTGGCTGAATTCGACTACAAGCTTCAGCCCACCGAAACTTTCCCTATCAATCAAGCCAAAGAATATTTTGCTATGTATttattgaagaaatatttcttcCCTTATCTCTATTGGAATTGGATGCTGAA ggGTCACTGGAATGGTCCTGCTATATTTCGCAAGTATCTTAACTGCTTTTCGAGAAAAGAAGTTGCCCCAATATCAAAGACACAGTGA